TTAGTTTTCTTTCTTAAGAGACATAAGAGGTTTTTTCTTGTTAGGTTCTTAAAGTTATCATGTTTCTCAATCCTAGCTAATGTTTATTTAGGTCAAATGTATTTGGATGCATGAAtgtataaagttttaattagTAATAATCACTTCTTTATgtgtattatttatgtaattggttcttctttctcaattctctttaaatatattttttttgtcattataaataaaataacatataagggagagaaaacccacaaaaactcataaatactaaaacaatattttcaaaaacttttgtcaaaaggaaaaatgggatatataatctaaaaagtttgatttttagCAAGATAACTATTGAGGAAATAATTGTTGTAAGACACATCAATTGTTTCCTAATAAAGATTAGGTGAGTTAAAttacaatcaaattcaaatatgatatttgaatttatacaCTCTTAAGTAAAAgaagtatattttattatcacttataatttttaaattagtagtAGCACTCaatccaacaaaaaaaatataaaaatagaaaaaaaaactttgaaataaaatcCCTCTATTATTGTAATTCCCTATTTCCCTTGTgctcataaaattttattattatgtgatatgttattctttttattatctatttattttaatttgtcgtattttaattttttatcaattaaaaataacatttttgaaaaaattgttaatattaaaaaaaatgaaaacacatagtgttttaaacataaaattttaatttgtatatttaaacatgtttataatGGATTTTAGTATTAATATAAGGAGATTGAACTAATGGTAGGTTCAATACATAATTATGCTTTTTCAACTATGATATTCAACTAAGGATATTGCTTTTTTTTGGTTATTGAAATATATCTTcattagataatatatttttgaatatcATGTAAACTCATACAagattatactatttttttttctaagtttacATAAACTTTCACATTTTATTAAACTACGTTTACATAATCTTCTCAAAATTTTCgtaatataaaatcaaaaaattgttttgtcACTACATCCcttatagttaaaattaaataaaggagTAACTCAGAGACTTTTTATTCATCTTAATTTGTATCGTATAATCATCTAGCCAACTTTATACCAAATAATCTTTCCAATCGACCACACGACAATCGTGAccacaaaaacataaaagaagctcttcaagatgacaagtggtgcattgctatgcaagaagagttgaaccaatttgaaaggaatgttGTTTGGGAACTCATTCTTAGAAAAGAGGATTATCAAGTGATTGGTACAAATTGGGTGTTCAGAAACAAACTAGATGAAGAAGGAAACATCACcaagaacaaagaaaaactAGTTGCAAAAGGCTACTGttaagaggaaggtatagaatGTGATGAGACTTATGCCTtggtagccaggttagaagcaattagactTTTGCTTGCTTATGCAtccttaattaaatttaaattgtatcaaatggatgtgaaaagtaaGTTTCtgaatggttttataaaatagGAAGTagatgttagtcaacctcctggatTTGAGGATTTTAaatttcctgatcatgtttataaattgaaaaagaccttaaacaggcacctaggtcttgatatgaaagacttagtacctttttgattgaaaatgattttttctagaggaaaggttgattcaaccttgtTTATTAGGAAAGTTGGAAATCATATTTTACTTGTTCAAGTATgtgttgatgatattatttttggatcaAGTGATGATTCTTTATGTGAGGGGATTACAAatataatgcaaggtgagtttgaaatgtctatgatgggagaattgaatttttttcttaggactacaaataaaacaaattgaagGGGGAACCTTTGTCTCCTAAAACAAATATTGTAGAGAAGTGCTTAAGAAATTTGGAATGGACACTTGTAAAGAAGCTAGCACCCCTATGACAACTTCTTGATATCTAGGGAGGAAGTAAATCAAACCATGTTTAGGGGTATGATAGGTTCATTACTATACCTTACaactagtagaccagatattatgcaaagtgtatgtgtttgtgctaggtaccaagccaACCCTAAGGAATCTCATTTAACTACTGTTaagagaattttaaaatatcttaaagggTTTGCTTCCTTTGGTATATGTTATCCTTCTGATGCAACACCTAGTTTAATAAGATATTCTGATGCTGATTATGGGGCTGTAAAATTGACaggaaaagtactagtggaacatGTCATTTTCTAGGCTGCTCTTTGGtgtcttggcactcaaagaagCAAGCATGTGTATCCTTGTCTACTATTGAAGCCGAATACATTGTTGCAGGAAACTATTGTGCTCAaattttatggatgaaacaacaattggaagactttgatatcttccttgatcaCATTCCTTTGAAATGTGATAACATTGATAACGATTGATTtaatgtgtttgtgtgtgtatattttgtgaacaaataaACTCCTTCATAGTTTTTACCTTCTTTTATCttcaagtttagtgtgttttctagttttcttgtgttttatttagtatatgtttgtttttacctctaatctctttatttgagtgtgtgaaataaatgaatagaaaGCAATTCTaatggaggaaaacaagcaagaactcaagggaaaaTTTTTTGGGAcaagaaaagatcaatttgaagcaaatacccatgttggacgcctttggagcAAGCAGATCtgcaaagaaagagaaaaagatgcaGTGCAGAAAAATCAGGCCCGGGCCCCCTAAAAGGGGGCTGGGCGCCCTAGAAGGGGGTTGGGCACGACTttcgctgatgtgtcaaaatgggttatttaaacatgggtctcacGATTGTTTGgggattcttctcctcctacacttcattcttcacctagagagattgagagaggcccttggaggacgtttggggtgttgggaagctcttccactcctccttgggtcttcaagcttcatcaatggtgatttcgCCCATTTTGGGTTGAGGAAAAAGATGGGTCACGAATTGGAGATGGAattgcgaaggggaggcgcacaTGAAGCATGGAGTAgttgccaagaaccttgggaaagactttgcatcttctctttggttccaattttttccctctctcttcaattttgtgaaccTTAAGTTCTCCATCatggagagtttttcctatttgttgagattagatgtaataaattgaatcttgtgtattttgtgatgttaatacatatgtttttccatttcaatgttagtatttgatttatatgcttaatgcttgctttggaTTGATCACCGATGCATGAATTATAATTCTTGatgtattggaaaatatgacttgaacatagaaatgaaattgaacacctaattgatggaattgagttgtttgtaaatgcatgagaatgaagtggatgaactctagtcttgacaaattgtaaatacactatgttaaattccttgcacaccaactatttgataaaataccaaaaacagtttcttgtgttgttttgtgcactttgatgtctaattgagttataaaaggaagatttgtcatgtgttgcacgagtcccttgggagagattGATATTTTTCACTTGATACGCTGCGACCGATGCACttgtcgttggttttgcagccaacaaaCACTAGTTCCATAAACCTAACCAAGAATCCTATAATGCATTCTAGAACCAAACACAGAGAGATAAGACACCATTTCTTAAGAGACCATATCCAAAAGGATGATTGCATAATAGAATATATTGATACATTGCATCAATTAACagatattttcaccaaagcaTTACCCAAGGATAGGTTTTATGATCTTAGAAGAGAGTTGGGAGTAATAGATATGTCATAGAATTACAATTCATgacatttttaagtttttcataaaTCTAGCTTATTTAGCCGATTATCAAGTGgctataatcaattatctttaGCTTTTAGAAAAAGTCTTAGGTTCGCAAAAAATCGATTATTGCAAGGCATAATCGGTTATCCTTACTTGTTCTTCAAAAATGGGTTTCTATgaacgaataatcgattattttcatccataatcgattatcagtgcTTATCTGGATATTATATTTAGccagataatcgattaaaattagtgataatcaattatcactcaACACACGTtcaaaaatatagtcattacaACGTATATAAATGGCTATAAAAGGTCAATTCCTTTCCTTTATATATACTCCTTCTTAATCGATTAATGACCACCCAAAGCACCCATATTCTACAAAAATCACCCTCTTCCTTACTCCTATTTCTCTTCTATAATCTATTTGATTCACATGGCTAATGCGAGGCGCAAAATACCCACAAGAAGACGCACTGGAGGTGCTTATTTATCCCGTCCTCGTGCTCCCCATCCTGCCACTCTTGAAGGATGGATCTCCGATCCAGAGAAGCAAGCAAAGTTTTCCCATTTCTAGCAGGGGCATCGCGTTATGGGAGTTAAGTATGTTCGACCAAGTTACTTTCGCTTCTATGGATTTCAATTCCCAAATTTATTTGTAGCCTAAAGtctaaaaaatttggtaaagcAAAAGGTATGCATCTATCCAGACCTGATTAGAGTGTTCTACCACAACTTCAGGTATCGTGATGGCATGGTGACAACTAAAGTAAAAGGTGTCTAGATTATTCTTGATGATGACATCTGGAAAAATGTGGCAAAACTCACAATTTGGGGTGATGTTGTGAAGGTTCATCTAGGTGTTCCCGACCTCAACTGCCTTCTTGCATTCCAATCCTTTCTGCgcaacccccaacaacaatcCAACAAATGACAATTACTTGTTATTGGATTCAAAGTAGAAGAGAGGATGATCCACTATCTAATTGTGTGGATCTTGTGCCCCCATGCCACTAATCATGCTTAGTGCTCTAAGAAAGATCTTCTTCTTCTATATGGTATTCTGAACCATATTCACATTGATTGGCCAGCACTCATTACTAATACAATGCTCAAGGCCAAGAAATAGTCAGCTTATCACCTTCCATTTGCTCTCCCCATTTCTCGCATTCTGGAATTTAAAGGTGTTATTGTTGAGGGAGAGAACTCTCAAGCCATTCAGGAAATTTgcacaaaaattaaagaaacaaccTTATGTTAAATGGGTTTTGTTGCCCGTGGTAATGTATTTCTTCACAAGGATAAAGAGAATCAAGATGAAGAGGATGATGACATGGATGCCCGTATGGCATAACCTGTAAGAGCTGTAGATCCATCTGAAGTTGGACCCTCTGCCATGCCTTCATCCTTATCTTTTTCCATGGATATGCGAGTAAGGTACCTCCTTGTAGAGACTAACACTTCCTACAACGTGTTGGTTAGGCGATCATGCCTCAATGTGTTTAGAACAATAGTCTCCATGCCTCACTTGGCGATGAAGTTCCAATTTGATCACATAAGAATTTGCAATTTGCATGTAGTTAAAAAAATCGTGCGAGAGTGTTACGTTATGACGATAAAACTCTATGTACCATCACGCAAGGCTAGGCGCTTTGAGGTGGCCATGACCGATCTTGACCCTAGGACGAACATTAAGGATTAATGAAGCCGCAAAGTAAAATTTAGTAGTTAGTTCTAGGGAAACACGAAGACCAAGTTACCAACTTTGACAATATCTTGAGAGAGAAGGACAAACAAGCGTTAGCCAAAGTGCTTAAGGATAATTGTGACCTGTTTGCATGATCAGAAATTGACATGTCGGGCATCCACCAAATAGTTATGCTCCATAAACTAGCCTTATTCAAGGAAACCTCCCAATGTTGTAGAAGAAATATCGCTTgggtgaagaaaaagagagggtCATGGAGGCCCAAAATAAGAAGATGCAAGAAGTCAATTTTGTTCAGGAGGTTATATATACCATCCGGCTAGCCAATGTAGTAATGGTGAGGAAAGTGAGTGGTTAGTAGAGGATGTGCATAGATTTCACTGACCTCAATAAAATATGTCCATAGGATGCTTATCCCCTCTCTAGCATTAACATCCTATTGGACGGTGCATTAGGCCATCAAATCTTAAGCTTTCTAGATGCATAATTTGGGTACAACCAGATACACATGTCTCATCTAGAGCAGGACAAAACGAATTTAATCACAAAGTGTGTTATCTTCTCTTATGAGGTCATGTTATTTAGGTTGAAGAATGTTAAGGCATCGTATCAACTTTTGATGGACAAGATCTTCCACCTTCAAGTTGATCGGTAATATGGAcatttattttgatgatatgGTGGTGAGATCAAAGTGAATCAGGGAGCACATCAAAGACTTTAAGGAGGGTTTTCATCAAATCAGACGCTACAACAAGCGATTGAACCCCTCCAAGTACACATTCGGTGTTGGAACGAACAAGTTCCTAGGCTTCATGCTCATCGCACTAGGCATTGAAGTGAATTTGGACAAGTGTGTGACCAACATGGAGGTGAGGACTCCCCAAAATCTTAAAGAGGTGCAACGGTTGGAAGGTCGTTTGTCATCTTTCTCTTGGTTCATCTCGAAGTTAGCCGAGAAAATAGCAAGTCTTAAAGACAATGAAAAAGAGCCCTCATGATAAAATGGACGAGAAGCAGCCGTTGTGTGGGTAGAGGCTTACAAGAGGGTGATTGCACAAAGATACAACACCAAGGTCTAGCTCAAAACATTTAACGAAGGTGACTTAATGTGGAGGAAGACTTGCAATGCTCGCAAGAAGTCAACACATGGGAAGCTCGTAGCAAATTTGATGACCGTTCAAAGTTATCGAAGATTTGAAGAATGAAGCTTATCGTCTAAAAGAGCTAAATTGGAAGGCAATCCTCAACACTTGTAACTTCTCCCActtcaagttttattttagttaaagatTATGTAACGTGTAAGTTTTTCACCAAATTAATACCATGACCAATTTTCAGCaactttcagaaaatttacgaAGGACTAACTACGTGGTCTAACTAAAGAACAAATGAGAAAGGGTTGGTGAAGGATGAGTTCATTTGTGAACCCTTGCCAACCTCgctgagttggtgaaggaagaGTTCATCCACGAATCCTTATTGCTCAGTCAAAGAATGAAACAGAAGAGGTTGGGGAAGGATGAGCTCATCCATGAAAATCTACCAACATCACCAAGTTGTTGAAGGAAGAGTTCATTCGTGAATTCGTGCCAACCTCGTTGAGTTGGTGATGGATGAGTTTATCCGTGAACCCTTACTAACCTTGTCGAGTTGGTGAAGGAAGAGTTCATTCATGAACCAATGCTGCTCGGTCAAAGAACGTGATGGCAAAGAGATTCCATCATTCGGGCCAAGGAAAGACATACTCATCCTCAAGCTCGCTCTAACCTTATGAAAATTAGTTTGCAAGTTATGACCACATGACAAAAAACAAGTAGGGCATTCAAATAATTATGAGTCTTTTCATTTAACGAAGTTAACAAAATTCTTAACTTGGTATGCTAAAAATTCATCAACGACAAGCAAAATTGAGCGAGTAGTAATGATTAAAGTAAGGCAAAGGAttcaaaaagaaactaaaattccATTAACTGTTTGTAAAGAGGTGTACAAAAATGGCATGACCAACTCCTAAAACAACTGGTGGGGATAACAAAACAAATTGTTTCACTGATAGCCAACAATGatataacaaaatgaaaacccCCCACAAACAACCACCCTACTCGTCCCCAACCGCTCAACATTCAACAACTTCATCACCTTCAACAACCTCACACCTTCATCAACTTCATTATCCATAACCTTCATGGTTGGCTCTAGCTTAGGCTCTTCACGAGAAGCATGAATGCTCACTAGTTTCCCATCACAAAGCTCTTTCATCACATCAAAACATACTTGCTCCAACGGGATCTCAAAGAAGTGTGCAATTTGCGACATGGCCATATTAAAGTCGGTCAGGTGTTGGTTAAACCACTAAGCTCTTCAAATTCAACAATAAGAGTGTATTTCTACTTGATCAAATCTTCTTTCTGCTGAGTAAACTTGACATTCTAGAAAGTCAACTCTTCAACGGTAGATGTTAGCTTTTGACAATCGAGTTTTAGATCATCATTTTTTCTTCGAAACTATCGGATGGCCAAACGTGTTGAGATTGACaatacaatttctatatcaatctagtttttgatgatgacaacacattgcttaataacatgcatatattgtttgttgttattacatgttcttatgcatattaactattatatctgttgaacatgtttgtgtactgagttacatgttcctatgctgattggttgatatatatctggaacatgtttacatgctttatgtgttatgtgctttgcatcatttaatatgttttactgcacatattttaaagctgaaaaccataAGCACTCTTACAAACttttaattgtgtgacaaagttctagtataGTCGATTACATTgtaaatggattcgactatgctaaagtctttgtgcagattttgggGATCAGTGTtatgtgtatttttgagaagaaaagaatttcaaaatgttttacatggttgatgtcgactatgtgttttacatatttgactgtatctgttatctggtttggaattctgttatgctcttgcactctaacggctatatttttaaaagttagttgagcattaatgacttggtcaactgtattaaatatgttctgttatttgttgaccgtgagctactatgttgactgaACTGTTTTAACTatcataatacagtcgactgaattagtagcacattcgactgagaatctgactgtataacagaaatctataaatatactgaacacaggtttgttcagagacttttgatgaactgacaaatttcatttctgtttcagatttctcttagctccaagaattctccaagaagacggtgatgatctttcttgaacgagattcattgaGGAGACATTGTGCGCTTACATTTGTCGATCATAAcctgcacaagaaaggtgcttctgtttaatcgtgttgaaggcttggcatcctgtgaagactgttgaattgtgatcaaggcttgacatcctgtgaagactgctagaATTGTACTTGTTGTGATACAAGGGGATAatgcactttgaggattgttcaaagtggtgttgcagattgtagaAAAGGGGATTTTttgctacaattctggttttgttctgcagctatattttggttttgggttagagatgagatttatatttttaacgtgaaggtcttctataaattccttgttgttaaaaccgcaaccattatagtgcatttgcttccgggtggaaggacactggatgtaggcattgttggccgaaccagtataaaaacatgtgtttgaatttctctatcccttatcttttacattctagtcgactctatttctaacgcagtctactacgttttttccgctgcatacattttctgattgcttgcatttcaagaaaatttaaaaagttttatagtttgttttcaggattgcgaaaagaacatatttttgaaacatcaccaattcaccgcccctcttggtgtataaagaaacctacctgttttccaacaaaatGGGCATTAGATACCTTGGCTACAACATACTCTTACCTTGGCTTGTGAGGCAGCCAACCTCTCTTCAAGCAAGGCAACGCCTCCGTCATCACATTTTGCTGCAAGTATAGTACAAAGCGTCGTTGGGACAGTTAGCTCTAATGCAACATCCAATGCCACCTATTGAGACATTTTCTTTACCTAGTTTCTTTCCTTGATTACCGAGGAAAAATTTGTCTTTTCCCCTGCTCGGAAGTTGAGATCGAATGCCCCCGCTGGTAGAGAAAAAGAAGGCCTAACATTTCAATGACTTTTCTTTTGGGATGAAAAGGATTTCTTACTATGACAGTGAAACTTCCTCTTCCTTTTGTCTTGACCTGTTGGTGGGACGACTATTATGGGTGTTGGTTCGGGAGCCAAAGTTGTAGGCCACACGATCCTCTATACAGGATGAGTAGGGCCCTATTCCCGACCTTTCTCTACAACGAGAGGACATTTTGTCGTAGTCAAAACAACGCTTGATCCAACGTCAAAGGCACTTTCACATCTAGTCATTCACTGAATGGAAATCTTCATAAAAAGGTCCTCCTTTGGACCGTGAGAAGATATAATTtctaggtttaaacccttttttggtccctaagttaagttctgatgttcagtttactccccgcttttaaaaatgtcaacctttagtccctatgatatgaaaaatgtatcaaatcagtcctcatgacagcacttaatgaacaataaatcacaagttttcatacctaggtatccaatattttgtgatttgttaacagaaggtgttatgaacaacaaatcacttaaagaaaaacttgtgatttgttgaCGAATAGgactaatttgatacatttttcatatcatagggactaaaggttgacatttttaaaagcagggactaaattgaacatcagaacttaacttagggaccaaaaaagggtttaaacctaatttctAAAAAGAAACACATAATTTAGCCAAGCTAACAACGATGGGTTAGAAAATGTGAGCAAAATGAAATCTTCCCAAACACCTCATTTTAGAGGTTTTGAGACCCAAGACAACTGATGAGACTTTGGAAAGGGATGCGACGGGGTAATTGATCGATAATGTCGATCATTTCCAACTCTTTTGGTGTCATTACAGTCTTGTGCCACAAAGTTATTTTCTGAGGGTTCTCTATCCAATAAAAAGGGAATTTTGGTCGATTGACTCCCTTATAAAATTTGGACCGACCGACATCTGTTCTCCTCAAACAAAGACACAAAAAACGGTCGACATTATTACCTGAAAGTAAAGAGATATGGGTGCTCGATTGTTAGAGAAGAATTGAAAGTAGtgatgaaaatgacattgaGGCTCACCACTATTTATAGGCAATGGTGGTCTCCCAATGGGCCATCTTCAACCATTAAATTAAGCTAGACCTAACGATTCATAGCATACAACTCTTCATTTTTTGGAACATACGAAGATCAATGCACCATGCATCTATATCTCAATAGCTATAACTTTCCTTCAATGTTCATATCCTCAAGAACCAAAATAAGCACTCACTGATTGGTCCAAGGATAGctgaatgaataaaaaagagaCCAAAATTCCCTCAAAATTGGTCGGGCGGTCAAAATAACAAACCATTACAATCCCCTATGCCTATCACGATAAGCTCGCACTTGGGAGGCCTGTGTACCGTACGATCATCTGATCAACTATGGATAGGACAGTCTTTCCGGTAAACCACACAACAAACGTGACCACAGACTATCTTCGTGACTGTGCGAATACTACCAACAAGTTGAACAATCAAACTATAAGGAAATTACTTCTAATACTAATCAAACTAAGACAAAATGTAATTATCATTAAATGAGCCACAATTACGCCAACACTAATCGAAGACCTACTTTGAAATCTATAAACACATGTTTGATGTAAATAAGTAGATGATCacatttaatatgtattaaatatctAAACTATCAAACTCAGACTCACTTTGACATCAAAGTATCTTTTACATATATCCTTCTAATAGTATTGGATGAACgacaattgagaaaaaaaaaatgtatttgaagAGCTAGAATCGAGATAATGTTTAGGAGAGTTAACCTTAACCCTATACTCCAAAACACAATCCATTTTAGATAAACTAGAAGctagatgaataaaaaataaaataaagttacgCATTTCATTATCCCAAAATTTTCACGTTTTTACAAGAATTCATCTATTtgaaacaatattaattaacaaaagaaCATAATATAATTGAACCTTATAATTCAATCAACTCaaacaaaattggaaaaaaaattgtttaagttagagtttaaactctaatttaaaagttaaattctGGATAATAGCAGTTCAAATACTGTATTTAAGCTTGTAAAACTTAAGCTATTTAAAGTGAAGagtacaataaaaattaaaatgaaaactaaattagGTGACACTTCTTCctatatatgattataattttgaaaaactattcattaattttatttaaatttattgtactttttttttaaatttatttcattggGTGATATACTGATATTCAATCTAACCtaagttaaaaaagttaaattaagttGAATCAAATTggagttaaaagaaaaacagaagtaAAAGAATACTAAATATATTagcataaaatttaataaaaaataaatattagttgaGAGGTTCCAGAAAATCCAATAAGGTATTCATAGTGATGGAAGTCAGACGTGAAACTGATTAGGAAGAAACAAAGAATGAGGTCTTTTATCCCTGAACTTGTGCCACCTGGGCCATGGGCTTCCCTTTCCTCCAACATACATACCATAATAACAAGACTACATGTGTCCAACACTCTAAGCCTATCTCCTAAATGTTCGGTTACATCAACATGTCGTCCCTACCACACAACATATCTTAGATCACAGGAACACCAAAAACACCAAACAAATCAAGAAAATTGCATAATTCTGGGTATAATTGAGAGTATCTTCAATGCAAAAGgtgcaaaaattaaaattcaaagacACACTGTTAAAGATAGGTGCACGAACACGTTATCGaattcattcattcaataaCTGGAAAAGAAAACTACGCATTGAAAACAGCAACAATAATTGATTTCACACAACTCACTGGTGGAATGACAGATCGAAGTCGAAAAgattaatgaaagaaatattaattttattgttgttcaCCAAAGCGATTAATTATTGCTAGCTGTATCCAATTAATCTGTGTTACATTGAAGAGGATAAAGAGGAAGGTGTGATCGCGTGTTGCCTCTTTCGGATGCTGGCGCACGTGCGACCCGCCAGGAGCCTGTGGAAATCGTAAGGCCTGAACGTGCGCGCCACCTGgcattcaacttttttttcattgtcGTGGAAGATGTGACAGAGCGCCACCACGTAATCCGATGGCAGTTTCCCCGTTGTACGGAGGTATACAGCAACGGCGCGAAACGTGTCTCTGCAGATGATGCGATTTAGATCTAAGCGTGAACGGGATTCTGATCTTGCCGGTGGCGGAGGAGGGGGATTCAGTTGCAGTCTCAGGCAGCGTTCTACGGTGGCGGCCGTGGATATGGCCACCGCACTCATACTTCCCGTCACCAGAAGAAGCATGACTGAAAGAAAAAGCGTTGTAGGTGAAAAAGAAGACATTATTGATTGGAGCGTGTGAACAATAACCTTTTGCTAACGTTGTCTATTCAGATTCCTAACTTTTTCTGTTCTTATTGagtttcatcttgtctcttgtTTGCTGTTTCTTACATTCAGAGGTTACAAAATAATCTAGGAACCGATCACGTAGCAAAAGgagttaaaagttaatttaaaacaaaattaaaattaaaatatgtagtTCCAACATTTAGTTAatgtttgtaaaattaattttcattttaaatataataatttaatatagaaaGAAATTCATATCCCTCTATATATattgtacatatttttttataataatacttttatttctaatatggttattattttacaaattttaaaatttggctatttataaatttaattatttaatgtcatttttgaaaagttttac
This DNA window, taken from Vigna radiata var. radiata cultivar VC1973A chromosome 5, Vradiata_ver6, whole genome shotgun sequence, encodes the following:
- the LOC106761696 gene encoding uncharacterized protein LOC106761696 — its product is MSSFSPTTLFLSVMLLLVTGSMSAVAISTAATVERCLRLQLNPPPPPPARSESRSRLDLNRIICRDTFRAVAVYLRTTGKLPSDYVVALCHIFHDNEKKVECQVARTFRPYDFHRLLAGRTCASIRKRQHAITPSSLSSSM